The window GAAAGATACTTTGAAAATAAAATATTGAAAGGAAAAAATTATATACAATATATAAATCGTAAAGATATTAATTTAGAGTTAATAAAAAAGATTGATAGTTCTGATGAAGAGCTAGAAGTTGTATATGAAAATGGGGAGGTAACAATAAGAGCCAAATCAGAAAATGTATTTCAATTTGATAAGTTAGAATATAATAGTAAAATGAATATATATTAAATAATTAATACCCTTCTAAATTAGAAGGGTATTTTTATTTAAGTTTTTTGACAGACAAATTGTCTGACAATTTAATTTTACACTATCCTAATTTGCCTATCAAAATGTCATACAAAAACAATATTGTAAGATATTATTTTTTTGATTAATTGTATTGACAAATAATCAAAAGTAGAGTATACTTATAGTAAGAAAAGAAGAAAATTTATAAAAAATGGAGGTATTAAAATGGAATTAGAAACATTTAATTTTGTGAAAAATTTAGAATTTACAGAAGAAAGTTTACAACAAGAGAAAGAACAATTAAAAGAGTTAAAAAGAAAAACTGAAAAAGAAATTTTAAAATTAGATTTCTTAAAGGATATGTTAGAACAAGTAAAAAATAAAGAAAATGAAGAGGAATTTGATGAAATTTGGGATATTTGGTATGACGATATAGTAAATATTTTTGAATATGGAGAAGCAATTGATGAAATAAGAAGAAAATTTTATGACTTAGTACAATAAAAAAAGAGTAATACTAAAAAATATTACTCTTCGTTGGATTATGATAAACCCAACACTCGCAATGTAAGTTTATCATAATTCAACATAAATATCAAACTTTGGAGGAATAAATTATGAAACTTGCAGATTTTTTAAGGGATTTAGAAAGAATTGAAAAAATTTTAGGAACTATCAATATTTCTATCAAAGACATTAATGATATGCTAAGGAGCAAACAAATTGTGTAATTTAAAAAGAGCTAGTTATTACCTAGCTCTTTTCTTATTTTTCTAAACTCAAAGAATGTTTAGATATGTGCTCTTCCCATGAATTACTAATTTTATTTTCATTACTTAAAGTGGGAGACATATTTTGTAACTTTTCTTCCCATGAGGTAGGAATATGTTCTTTTTCTTTAGATTTATTCAATTCTAAATATCTATTATATAATAATTCACTTGCTTTTTCAGCTTCTATACTAGCTTTAAAAAGCTCATTAAAATCATTTTTTAAGACAGAAACCCAACTTTTTAGATAAGCTCCATGATTGTCAATGTGAGAATCATCTAATTTGATTCCTAGTTTTCCTTGTAACATCATTGCTCCTAGTTCAGCTATAAGTTCTTCTTTAGCATATTTTTCACTTCCAAAATGATTTCCCATATCTCTTCCTAGTTCTTTTCCCGTTGAATGTACCATTTCATGTAATACGGTTGCTAAATAATGTTCTTGATTTTTGAAGGTTTCTTTCAAGGGAATTACTATTTTTTCACGAGTTGAAGTATAAAATGCTTCTGGTTGTGCTGTTTCAACAATTGGTACTTTAGAACTCTTTATGAACTCTTCCGCAATTTTTAAGGTTTCATTCTTTTCTAAAGGTTTTAAGTTAAGAGGAGGAATACCTTCTACATCACTCGCATTAAATACTCTAAAGTAATTTGGAATGGGTGGATCCAACTTAATTTTTACTTTTTCTTCTTTCCCTGTTTCTTTATTTTTTTGTTTTTCTTCTTTTTCAAAAATCCATTTTTCTAAAATTATACTTTTTGCTTTTGGTTTTATCTTCCAACCTTCGTCTTGGGCTTGTTTAAAAGTAACCCAACGGGGATCTTTGTATTCATTTACTAATGAGGCATGAAAAGTTTTTAGAACATTTCTACCTTTGTAAGTTACATTAGACGCAGGATTTTTAGGAAGTAGCATTTCTGGAGTCCACCCTTTATTCCATTCAAGTCCCTTTTTTTCTATTCTATTAATGATTTCTTCTACTATTTTTTTTCGATCATTCATTAAAATATCAAGAGCCTTCATAAAATCACTCCTTTACATTTCCATTCTCATCAGCTTCTAACTCTTCGTCAGTTATAACTATCTCTTGATCATGTTCTTGAAAAACACCTATTCTTACTAAATACTCTTCCATAGTTTCGTTATTCATTTTATTAAAATTCATAGAGTCCTCCTTTTAACAATTAATTTGTGAAATACTGACTTTGCTTCTATATCCTTTTATAATATACATTTCAATTTTATCTTTCGTTATTTCCGTTTGAAATGCAACTAATTGTGATTTAAGATTTTCTTTGTTTGAAAAACTTCTGATTATATATTTATTAGATTCAATTGTAAAAGAATATTTGAAATTTTTTAATAGAGATTTAGGTTTTAAATTTTTAGTTTTAAATTTTTTTCCTAGTTTCCATTCAATTATTTTTACAGGAATATTTTTTTTGAAAATAATTTCATAACCTGATTTTATATTATTTTTCATTTCGATTAATCTTAATACTTTTTCATCAATATAATCTATTCTTATTTTTCCAAAAAATATATTTTTTACTTTTTTTGTTAT of the Cetobacterium ceti genome contains:
- a CDS encoding ArdC family protein, which codes for MKALDILMNDRKKIVEEIINRIEKKGLEWNKGWTPEMLLPKNPASNVTYKGRNVLKTFHASLVNEYKDPRWVTFKQAQDEGWKIKPKAKSIILEKWIFEKEEKQKNKETGKEEKVKIKLDPPIPNYFRVFNASDVEGIPPLNLKPLEKNETLKIAEEFIKSSKVPIVETAQPEAFYTSTREKIVIPLKETFKNQEHYLATVLHEMVHSTGKELGRDMGNHFGSEKYAKEELIAELGAMMLQGKLGIKLDDSHIDNHGAYLKSWVSVLKNDFNELFKASIEAEKASELLYNRYLELNKSKEKEHIPTSWEEKLQNMSPTLSNENKISNSWEEHISKHSLSLEK